The genomic window GAGCTGATGATTGTGTGTTCTCATCCTCTCCTTTTCACTAATTGTATTCAAAGGGGTTATAATGCTCCACTCTGTGCACTCACCGCGATGTTTTGCTGGGACATAGCAGGCTCAGTTTCTATGCTCTTTCCTTTGTTCCTGTGGCGGCAGCAATTTCTTTCTTCTATGGTATCCTCTCTTCGCCTTAGCCAGCTTAGCATCCTAGAGTTGAATCTTATTTTCTGTTTTCCTCCATTAGCCTCTAGCCATTCTAGCAATGGGATACGGAGTTTCACCGTGTGCCAAGAAGTTTTGTTAACATGCACTTTGAGGAAAGGGAACTTTGTTAacatttttatgtaaaattttatgatataaaagtataagtgtttgattttaaaacaaaataaaaatatttgcaatataattcCATTACATAGATGTTTAGTATAGAATTTACCATAACAGTTAAGACGAATCATATATTTAAAGGAACGATGCAATTTAAATATGTTAACAATCAtcctcaaaataaataattataaatatggtAACAAGTCAATCATCCAACCAAAGATCTCCTACTCTCCTATATAGTAATGTTTTTGTGTTCCGAAAGCTCTTGCACAAACACAGTTAACAAGCTCTATAAGAAGGAAATGGGAACTCAACAAGGTCTCAGATTGGCTAGATGGAAATANATATTATCTGTTAAACCTTCTCAAAATTTCACACATTAGTATCTTTCTTGACAGATTTCATCGAGCATTGACAATGGCTACAGTCAGAAATCTGAAAATCAAAACATCTACTTGCAAACGCATACTGAAGGAGCTCCATTCCTATGAAAAAGAGGTTGAGAGAGAAGCTGCTAAGACTATTGATATGAAGGAGAAAGGCGCCGATCCCTATGACCTCAAACAGCAGGTTCCTTCGTTTGCtacttttttattaaaatttaattttgttgtgTTAAGATTTCACTTTTGATTTGGTGCCTGATCCAACAACTTTCCTCTTCACCCAATGTTGGCCTTTCCCTTACTGTTTACTCCCCACTTTGGTGTAATTAATGGAGGACATTGGGACAGTTTTTAAGGATATTTACATCCTAACTTGGTAAAGGGCTTATTCTGCTTTTGCATTTCATCACAATAGTGGGTAAGTTGTTTTGATTAGGCAGGTAGAGTTTAAATTGAATTACTCAACTGTGGTTTTTCCCCAGCTGCCACATACACATGATAAATAGGTAGATTTAGGGGGCGTTTGGccgttattttttttatacatttttctGGAGTTGAACTCCAGACATCACTTTTTTAGCCATAAAGTTCTGGAATTCAATATCAACAAGTTGAATTCCGGAATTCGAAGAATACCCAAAAGCTGTTTTCACTTTTTCCACTCCAAATCCCAAAATactcacaaaatttaaaaaacaactCCAATTTGTATTCATAGCCAAACACAGCTccaatttttaaatatcttttttcactttgatacaaaaactacttttttcaaGTACCCACAATTTTTATGGCCAAATGCCTCCTTAACTATAAGTTATAAAATTCAGTTGGTGGAGATCACAAAATTAACATTCAATGTGTCGTGTAAAATTTCTGAAGTTCACTTGGTTTATGTGGCTTGAGTTAGAAAATTAATATCATGTAAAGAAAAATTATCTTGGAttttacaacaacatacccggtGTATTGCCACATGTGGGGTCTGAGGAGATTGGAGATTGTGCGTACGCATACCTTACCCTTATGCAGATCGTGGATTTTGAAGGACATATTATGCAATTTGACGTGTAGTGAAACAAAATACCAAGTATCTATTAAAAAAACCACCATTATTTCCTTTTTGTGCCATGGTCACAGATGTGCATCAATGTATAAATTGTGACATGTTTATATGCCTATTTGATAAGTGATTATACATTAAGAGAAGTTGTCTAACAAGGAGGAGAGGTAGCACTAAGCGAGAAAAGGGAGTTACTAAAGATGTAGTGTCAACTACGAGTAAACAGTTTATTGTGGAAAATTTATTCAAGTGAAAGAAACATCTCCTATTACTTTTCTGTTTTCATCTTGATTCTGGGTTTGATAGGTGATTGTATCTATGTTAAACAACCTCCCTGTGTGATTTCGTCTAATAAAATTCAACTGATCTAGTAGAAAGAATaatcattcttttcttcttagtTTTCTACTGAGCATTAGCTTCATAGAAGCTTAGATGCCATCATATGCAAATTTAACTAGAGCTAACCAACAACATCTGAGTTTTTCCTAGACTAGACCTGAAGGATTTTTGTATGGTTTATACATGCATATAACCAGTCGATGAACCTTCAACATCTGTTTCTGTTCGGGAAATGATTCAAACCTTAGGCCATTAAGTGCATTTGCTTACATTAAGATTTAAGCATTTATTTGGTTTGAATAAGTCTTAATCACTTAGATCTTGAACAAAGTCTTATTATCATTAAGAGGTATTTTCGTGTGAAAATTTTCATGATCACTCTATCCACAATCACCAGCCATCACCTCTGTCATCATAACCATCACCACCATTGTCAACAACTATCCGTCGCTAACCACTGGCCACCACCACCAACCATCTCTATCATCACAATCACCACTGGTAACCACCACCGCAGCCAACCACTATTGTCAATCACTATCACACTTACCACCTCCATCATTATATTATATCCACTGCCACTACCATTGCCGTCACCGTCCGTGCCACCTTCACCACCACTACGACCAATCCTAACTACCAACCACCTGCACCATCACAATTAGCATCGCCGCCAACTACCACCAACACATTGTCAACCACCACTATCAACACCACCAGCTACTAACATCAACCAACTTCACCATCACAACTAGCATCACTGCCAACCACCACCAACACATTGTCAACCACTACCATCAACACCACTAACTACTAACATCAACCAACATCACCATCACAACCACCACCTCTACTATCAACCACCACCATCACACCAGTCAGTCAGTCACTATAATACCAATCACCTCCACCTTCACAACTATCACCACCACCACTACAAATCATCTCCACCATCACTAGTGACATAaatgtttctatttttttagtcaaatcgtgattttattatatatatatattttttttctaatatttatacttttttatttgaattgtatatttgttatgcttacaaataaataaattatgcacATTCACATGCTGAAAGATAAACAGTCTTAGGTCAtcaaaaaaagataaacaaTCTTAATCATTCGGTTTTTAAATCTAGAGACGCCATCTTAATCATTCAGTTTTAAAATCTAGAGATGCCATCTTAATCATTCATATGCGCATTCAAATTCAGACgtcttaatcttaataaaaacaaatgaggccttaaTATCCCTTGCTTACTTGTTTGCCTTGTTTTATTGTGTGTGTAATGCAGGAAAATGTGCTGGCTGAATCCAGAATGATGGTCCCTGATTGTCGCAAGCGCCTGGAAGGAGCACTAGAGGACCTTAAAGGAACTCTGGTATTGTGTAATATGCTATTGCCTATTAGTGCTTCATTTAACGCCTTCACACTTCTGGGCTTCCCACCTCTTAAACTGCCCCCTCACCATCCCAGAGAGAAGCTGAGAACACAAAATTCCTAATTGGGATAGCAATTAGTTCCttaggaaaaaatataaataaagatatacaaattaagtaagaataaaaataaattaattaataaaccgATATTTTCTGTTTGAAGGAAAACTAAAAAATCGAAAAACTAGGATCAACCCCATAATCACTAAAAGGACCAACATGAGACACTTACCAGTTATTCAAATTGACATTGGGGCCACTTGCCTTGCCTTTTTACACCTATCCTTCTTGCTTGCTTACCTATAGCTCTCTTGTCCCCAATCCAGGAGTAgaactgaaaaataaaatgaaacaactAGGAAAAATATGTAGGAAGATAACTAAATGAATCAATGGAAGCCTGCAAGTAGTTTGATCCGTCAAAGGAGGTGTTGTTTATTTTATGCTAAATTAAGCCATGTTGTGTTGCAAGTTGCAATTCAACATTGGATTAATCCTTTGTAGTTCCTCTGGAATAATGAGTGcagtacatttttttttgatttgcaccgggtgtccgattctctttgagccccgactaatcccgggggtgcacaggccctcggcaaggagtttcccgcaagtgcaccacggttaatNAAATGAATCAATGGAAGCCTGCAAGTAGTTTGATCCGTCAAAGGAGGTGTTGTTTGTTTTATGCTAAATTAAGCCATGTTGTGTTGCAAGTTGCAACTCAACGTTGGATTAATCCTTTGTAGTTCCTCTGGAATAATGAGTGCAGTACATTAAGGATCCTTAAATGTGTTTGTCTTAGGGTATATGTCAAAGAGCCTTTATTTTGCTAATAATGATGTTCACTTCTTTGCAAGTTGTGGAGATCAACTCGTTTCCCCGAGGAAGCCCTTCTATAACCGGAAGTATAGATTCCCTTGTCAGACCTTTCATGTGGTTCCTTGACCCAAATATTGACAGTGACTTCTTTCCTAGAGTATGGTGCAGCTATCCATATGGATTTTTAGTTGCATTACGGTTACTGGGTTACTGACAAAAGAAATCTATAATTCCAAACTGACTATCCTTGCAACTCCAAACTCTTCTATTTCCACATTACAAATACGCCACCTCTTCTAGTTATGGATATTATCTTAATCGAATCCACCTTTTCCATGATTTCCACTTTATTTGGATGACAATTCGGTAAGACACACTCTTTGTTTCATTGAAGTAGAAGATATTATCTTTCATTTTTGTCAAGTAAGGATCTTTGGCATCCTCCTTTTCCATGGTTTCATCTATTCCTCACTTACTAGACAAGAAATGCTAATTAGTTTTGGTTGTTTTTCTTCCCATTGTGTCATCAATGGTCCCTTAATTTCCAAAATTCCAGCTTCTTTATCTCATTCTTATCTGGGGATCTGCTGATGAGAAGCTGTTTGTTTCTGCTTCATCTGTgttcattcttttttaagaaattatgaGCTTCCCCTTCAAAACCCTTCGTATGAAACCCCAATTGCTTAGAGAGGATAGAGAGTGTTTCTGTGTCATATGCCTTTTCAGTTCTTCAGAAGAAAACCTGAGTTCTCCATGTTactagttaaaaaaaaaaagaaaacctgAGTTCTCCTATTGAAACCCTCCTATAGAACCTCAATTCCTGTTCATATATTTTTACGAACAGAGTTTGGCACCTTAATGTTGATGCGTCAAATTCACCTCTTGCATATTGTCTGGACCCTCATACCATGGTAATAGAAGCTTAACCGACATTGAAGCTAAAGACAGGTCCCATCTGCTCCAACTCTACGGTCACATTATCAGAGAGCTTCATTTGCTCACTGAAGTCTCTATATTTATCTACCTATTGGTCCCTTAACATTTGTAATACACTTGCGACATTTGATAATTCACTAAAGTCGGAACTGTCTCGAATTTCGATTCCTAGACCTCTTCA from Solanum stenotomum isolate F172 unplaced genomic scaffold, ASM1918654v1 scaffold14616, whole genome shotgun sequence includes these protein-coding regions:
- the LOC125850156 gene encoding tubulin-folding cofactor A; the protein is MATVRNLKIKTSTCKRILKELHSYEKEVEREAAKTIDMKEKGADPYDLKQQENVLAESRMMVPDCRKRLEGALEDLKGTLVELEETDEKQGPEFEEARNIIADVEKLFESSEV